A genomic stretch from Kovacikia minuta CCNUW1 includes:
- a CDS encoding DUF928 domain-containing protein, producing the protein MSHIKWLSNHIPVSMVALGLAIVNSASAITPSVAIALHGDGNPSMQGSQTIQLAQSNPPPPPRNPGRSSPGGRRDPSNCPQDAEASPGSPLLTALSPISKPGLTLAEHPTFLVYVPKTSATSAEFSLRSRDGRGIYRTTVALTKTPNLITLTLPAQTPPLTVGQTYTWSFAIICNPNDRLDDRFVTGMVQRIEVEPARLRQIQQASPRDQVALYQQANAWYDTLAVLYRLHRSQTSDPGINTIWRELLQSGGSRSHD; encoded by the coding sequence ATGTCTCATATCAAATGGCTTTCAAACCACATACCCGTTAGCATGGTGGCGTTAGGGTTGGCGATCGTCAACAGCGCCAGTGCGATCACACCCAGCGTCGCGATCGCACTTCACGGCGATGGAAATCCTTCCATGCAGGGATCTCAGACGATCCAACTCGCCCAGAGTAACCCACCCCCACCCCCCCGAAATCCGGGTCGATCCTCGCCAGGGGGACGGCGTGATCCATCCAATTGCCCTCAAGATGCAGAAGCGTCACCAGGCAGCCCGTTGCTGACTGCCCTCAGCCCCATAAGTAAACCGGGTTTAACCTTAGCAGAGCATCCCACGTTTCTCGTCTACGTGCCCAAAACCAGCGCCACGAGCGCAGAATTTAGCCTCCGGAGTCGAGACGGACGTGGCATTTATCGCACCACCGTGGCGTTGACCAAGACCCCCAACCTGATCACCCTCACCCTACCCGCGCAGACCCCACCTTTAACGGTTGGACAAACGTATACCTGGTCGTTTGCCATCATTTGCAATCCCAACGATCGCCTCGACGATCGCTTTGTTACCGGCATGGTTCAACGCATTGAAGTTGAACCCGCTCGTTTACGCCAGATCCAGCAAGCCTCACCCAGAGACCAAGTGGCACTCTATCAGCAAGCAAACGCCTGGTACGACACTCTTGCTGTTCTGTATCGATTGCATCGTAGTCAAACGAGTGATCCAGGTATCAACACAATCTGGCGCGAACTGTTGCAATCAGGGGGCAGTCGATCCCATGATTAA
- a CDS encoding CHASE2 domain-containing protein has translation MWTILKQQIWRWRGVLITVPTVAGGLLLLRLTGALQLMELVALDQMFRLRPAEPVDARIVLVTIDESDVKQLAQWPMSDAVLAQLITSIKQQQPSVIGLDIFRDLPVEPGQQALANVFTTTPNLIGIENVIKAGNGEIIPAPPLLKQRDQVSASDLLLDKDGRVRRSLLYLRTQDDRSIFTLGARLAFFYLDKQGIYRQSLNPEQTNFRLGRAVFTPLQPDEGGYVGMDAGGYQILANFPKFPPGFHTVSLTDVLQGRLPHDLLRDRIVLIGVTAESLKDKFFTSYTTDSTAVPAGVEVHALLTSQLLSAALNGRSLLHTWSEPMECLWIVVWSTVGAIIGWTASSPRQTVLKVVLLGITLGGGAYILFLMGWWIITVPPLLALAGSAIMSNSYLLWENLKEYARTLEQKVEERTLNLEQEIVERKQAEATLSQQKQLLQTIVDHIPVMITLYDATGHIEFVNHQFEKVLGWSAADVQNIDLVAECSSDSEQRQQILDHMLAAKGTWLDLKIRTKDDRLVNTAWANVQLNNHLFVGIGQDISDRKRAEEASILDERNRMAREIHDTLAQAFTGILLHVGAATEQLIKKPATAQTHLETVDELARSGLAEARRSVTALRPKLLEEGNLFDALKHLTNQMKLSANTQITCEIIGAAYTLAPNVENHLLRIGQEALTNAVKYAHASQINVELICEDSQCLLRVKDNGQGFDIDQVSLSKGFGLLGMSERVEQIGGELVIQSHPGQGTEIVVVVSRE, from the coding sequence ATGTGGACAATTCTGAAACAGCAAATTTGGCGGTGGCGTGGGGTCTTAATCACGGTTCCTACTGTTGCCGGAGGTTTGTTGCTTTTGCGTCTCACTGGCGCACTTCAGCTGATGGAGCTAGTGGCGCTGGATCAGATGTTTCGTCTGCGTCCGGCTGAACCCGTTGATGCGCGGATTGTGCTTGTGACGATCGATGAGTCAGATGTTAAACAGTTGGCACAATGGCCCATGTCGGATGCGGTGCTGGCTCAACTAATTACATCGATCAAACAACAGCAACCCAGCGTGATTGGCCTGGATATCTTTCGAGATTTACCTGTAGAACCCGGTCAGCAAGCGTTAGCCAACGTCTTCACCACGACTCCTAACTTAATTGGCATCGAAAATGTCATTAAAGCCGGTAATGGTGAAATTATTCCAGCGCCACCACTCTTAAAACAGCGTGATCAGGTCAGTGCCAGTGATCTGCTGTTAGACAAAGACGGTCGGGTGCGTCGCAGTTTGCTGTATTTGAGAACTCAGGACGATCGCTCAATCTTTACTCTGGGCGCACGTCTGGCGTTTTTTTACCTTGACAAACAGGGGATTTACCGCCAATCGCTCAATCCTGAGCAGACAAATTTTCGGTTAGGTCGAGCCGTCTTTACGCCGTTGCAGCCCGATGAGGGTGGTTATGTGGGAATGGATGCAGGCGGATATCAAATTCTGGCAAATTTCCCCAAATTCCCGCCGGGGTTTCACACCGTCTCGCTCACGGATGTTCTACAGGGACGATTGCCACACGATTTGTTGCGCGATCGGATCGTCCTGATTGGCGTCACCGCAGAAAGCCTGAAAGACAAATTTTTCACCTCCTATACGACTGACTCTACTGCTGTACCCGCAGGTGTTGAAGTTCATGCGCTATTAACCAGTCAACTGTTGAGTGCAGCGTTAAATGGGCGATCGCTGCTGCACACCTGGTCAGAGCCAATGGAATGCTTGTGGATTGTCGTCTGGTCAACTGTGGGAGCTATTATCGGTTGGACAGCCTCATCCCCGCGACAAACTGTGTTGAAAGTGGTGCTGCTGGGCATCACGCTTGGCGGCGGTGCTTACATTCTTTTTCTCATGGGTTGGTGGATCATCACCGTGCCGCCGTTATTAGCCCTGGCAGGATCGGCGATTATGAGCAATAGCTACCTGCTGTGGGAAAATCTCAAAGAGTATGCGCGCACCCTGGAACAGAAGGTGGAAGAGCGAACCTTAAACCTGGAACAAGAAATTGTTGAACGGAAACAGGCAGAAGCAACGTTAAGCCAACAGAAACAGCTTCTGCAAACGATCGTGGATCACATTCCGGTAATGATCACGCTTTACGACGCAACAGGGCATATTGAATTTGTCAATCACCAGTTTGAGAAAGTTTTGGGCTGGTCCGCTGCTGATGTGCAAAATATTGACCTCGTTGCTGAATGTAGTTCTGATTCAGAACAACGGCAACAAATTTTAGACCATATGTTAGCCGCTAAGGGTACCTGGCTTGACTTAAAAATTAGAACCAAAGACGATCGCCTGGTCAACACTGCCTGGGCAAATGTTCAGCTTAACAATCATCTCTTTGTGGGCATTGGACAGGACATCAGCGATCGTAAACGAGCCGAAGAAGCTTCCATTTTAGATGAGCGCAATCGGATGGCGCGCGAGATCCATGATACCCTCGCTCAAGCTTTTACAGGCATCTTGCTGCATGTGGGGGCTGCTACTGAACAACTGATCAAAAAACCAGCCACTGCCCAAACTCATTTAGAAACCGTCGATGAATTAGCCCGCTCAGGACTGGCTGAAGCCCGACGATCGGTGACAGCACTACGACCCAAACTATTAGAAGAGGGCAACTTGTTTGATGCCCTGAAACACTTAACGAATCAAATGAAATTATCAGCGAATACCCAGATCACCTGTGAAATCATTGGTGCTGCCTATACTTTAGCACCCAACGTAGAGAATCACCTGTTACGGATCGGACAAGAAGCATTAACCAATGCGGTTAAATATGCCCATGCCAGCCAAATCAACGTTGAATTAATTTGCGAAGATTCACAGTGTTTATTACGAGTCAAAGACAATGGACAGGGATTTGATATTGATCAAGTCTCTTTGAGTAAAGGATTTGGCTTACTGGGCATGAGTGAACGGGTAGAGCAAATTGGCGGTGAGCTAGTGATCCAAAGCCATCCAGGTCAAGGTACAGAAATTGTCGTCGTTGTCAGTCGAGAATAG
- the cas6 gene encoding CRISPR-associated endoribonuclease Cas6, with amino-acid sequence MPRSTSQRKSISPTLVWDKGTELIGLNLSVQPHQDMVVPSHYTTELHSWFLDQVRRTNFKLSSHLHDEQSEKPFTISCLDGLVDSQGRSLRFAADRLYTWTITALTQPVVEWMRQWLLSPPTDIHLRSGSLRIVGWEFAHPPTTYDGLLQIPPPQSPTITLSFLTPTSFRRKGNHLPLPLPTNLFQSYLRRWNNFSQEEVDQDEFLDWIDECVIILRHQIQSAKVMAGKSGAVTGFTGSVQLGLASKADRDPELVELWLALGQLAPYCGTGHKTTFGLGQTRLGWLAELTPNSLSLQDLLAQRIAELTEQFIAQRKRTGGDRATQVAETWATILARREMGESLQAIAADLEMPYETVKTYAKLARRMAKS; translated from the coding sequence TTCCTTCTCACTACACCACGGAACTCCATTCCTGGTTTCTCGACCAGGTTCGGCGCACGAACTTTAAACTTTCCAGCCATCTCCACGACGAGCAATCGGAAAAACCCTTTACCATCTCCTGCCTGGATGGTTTGGTTGACTCCCAGGGGCGCTCCCTTCGGTTTGCCGCCGATCGTCTCTACACCTGGACTATCACTGCTCTGACGCAACCCGTTGTGGAATGGATGCGGCAGTGGCTATTATCTCCCCCCACGGATATTCACCTCCGTAGTGGTTCATTGCGAATTGTAGGTTGGGAATTTGCCCACCCTCCAACCACCTACGATGGCTTGCTGCAAATTCCTCCCCCCCAAAGTCCTACCATTACCCTCAGCTTTTTAACCCCTACAAGCTTCCGACGTAAAGGCAATCATCTCCCCCTACCTTTACCAACCAACCTGTTTCAAAGCTATCTCCGGCGTTGGAACAACTTTTCTCAAGAAGAGGTGGATCAGGATGAATTTCTGGACTGGATTGACGAATGTGTGATTATTCTGCGTCACCAGATCCAGTCTGCTAAAGTCATGGCAGGAAAAAGTGGCGCTGTCACAGGGTTTACCGGCTCCGTGCAATTGGGTCTTGCCAGTAAAGCCGATCGCGATCCCGAACTGGTTGAACTATGGCTGGCACTCGGACAACTCGCCCCCTACTGTGGTACCGGGCATAAGACTACCTTTGGTTTAGGTCAAACCCGCCTCGGCTGGCTGGCTGAATTAACTCCCAACTCGCTCTCTTTGCAAGATTTGCTGGCACAACGGATTGCAGAATTAACTGAGCAATTCATCGCCCAACGGAAGCGCACGGGGGGTGATCGAGCGACCCAGGTTGCCGAAACCTGGGCAACGATTCTGGCACGCCGGGAAATGGGGGAATCGTTACAGGCGATCGCCGCGGATCTAGAGATGCCCTATGAAACCGTCAAAACCTATGCCAAGTTAGCGCGACGAATGGCTAAGTCGTAG
- a CDS encoding response regulator, giving the protein MSPPQIRILIVDDHAVVQQGLIAIIDEESDMTVVGQAQNGIEAIALFRQTQPDVTLMDLRMPEMGGVEAITALCDEFDTARIIVLTTYDGDEDIYRGLRAGAKGYLLKDSKPSELRTAIRTVHGGQQYIPPHVGAKLVQRLNNPELTDRELEVLKLVAQGLSNLEISSALTISESTVKSNINRILSKLGAKDRTQATIIALKRGLTSS; this is encoded by the coding sequence ATGTCTCCCCCTCAAATTCGCATTCTGATCGTAGATGACCATGCCGTTGTTCAACAAGGACTCATTGCCATCATTGATGAAGAATCAGATATGACGGTGGTGGGTCAAGCCCAAAACGGAATCGAGGCGATCGCGTTGTTTCGCCAAACCCAACCCGATGTGACTCTGATGGATTTGCGGATGCCCGAAATGGGCGGCGTTGAAGCCATTACGGCGCTTTGTGATGAATTTGACACAGCTCGCATTATTGTGTTGACCACCTACGACGGTGATGAGGATATTTATCGAGGGTTACGGGCAGGCGCAAAAGGGTACCTGCTTAAAGATTCTAAACCCAGTGAACTGCGAACCGCGATTCGCACTGTTCATGGCGGTCAGCAATATATTCCGCCCCATGTTGGCGCTAAATTAGTGCAGCGCCTGAACAATCCAGAATTGACTGATCGCGAGTTAGAAGTTTTGAAATTAGTTGCTCAAGGTCTGAGTAATTTAGAAATCAGTTCTGCCTTAACAATTTCTGAGAGCACGGTTAAGTCGAACATCAACCGAATTTTAAGCAAATTGGGAGCCAAAGACCGCACCCAGGCAACCATTATTGCTTTAAAGCGAGGGCTTACCAGTTCCTAG
- a CDS encoding MOSC domain-containing protein: MKLVSVNVGLPREVTWKGKTVTTGIFKEPINDRVIVRSLNLDGDGQADLTVHGGSEKAVYVYPLEHYDFWRSELPDTELTMGNFGENFTVTGFKEEELNIGDRFQIGAVKLMVTQPRMPCYKLGIRFGRPDMVKRFLASRRTGFYFSVLQEGEVGVGDTLELVSRDANNITVADITQLYTREKTDAELLHRAAQLESLPASWRDYFQEQIRRQDGR; the protein is encoded by the coding sequence ATGAAACTCGTCTCTGTCAACGTTGGGCTTCCCCGTGAAGTGACCTGGAAAGGAAAAACCGTTACAACCGGAATTTTCAAAGAACCAATCAACGATCGCGTAATCGTGCGATCGCTCAACTTAGATGGCGATGGACAGGCAGATCTCACCGTTCATGGTGGTTCAGAAAAAGCCGTTTATGTTTATCCCCTGGAACATTACGACTTCTGGCGCAGTGAATTGCCTGATACCGAGTTAACAATGGGCAATTTTGGTGAAAATTTCACGGTGACGGGATTTAAGGAAGAAGAACTGAACATTGGTGATCGCTTCCAGATCGGTGCTGTCAAGTTGATGGTGACACAGCCACGGATGCCCTGCTACAAACTGGGGATTCGGTTTGGGCGACCCGACATGGTGAAACGGTTTCTTGCCAGTCGTCGCACTGGTTTTTACTTCTCGGTTTTGCAAGAGGGTGAAGTGGGAGTCGGAGACACGCTGGAATTAGTCAGTCGGGATGCTAACAACATTACGGTTGCCGATATCACACAACTGTATACCCGTGAGAAAACTGATGCAGAGTTGCTTCACAGAGCGGCTCAATTAGAATCATTGCCCGCAAGCTGGCGTGACTATTTCCAGGAGCAAATTCGTCGTCAAGATGGGAGATAG
- a CDS encoding CHAT domain-containing protein, producing MNGHWNGRINQGLSNIQHLLCNQGWLKSVRFALLGLLIAISLHAGIAVAIGRTLDRQAANQGQPIEITSQPLQPSTIAPVQLVQQAEEHYQAGQISEAITLWQQAATHYEQDGDRLNQALVLSFLAAAYADLGQRAQANRAIADSLVFIQTSNLETPNAHLLRAQVLTVQGKLQLAQGQAVAALNTWQQAEVAYRQTNDSSGILGSQINQARALQAEGLYRRAITLLTQVEQSLQNQPDSRLKMTGLRNLGKMLRLVGNLAQSRTVLEQSLAIAQKLDDKTPASDISGILFSLGNTVRAQGDTNTALDFYQKAIATAPSLTAKTQIELAQLSLLVDSNQTAAAQRLLTQIQSQLAQLPPSRLALYAQIDLARNLVKLGRGASVRGSQTLSGGDGSGLPSERLKTSAQELAIAIQQIRASGDARAESYGLGTLGSLYEITQQWNEAKTLTQQALSLAQSIDAPDIAYQWQWQLGRIFCQGQQPCSLAGSLPNATIAYGSAVKTLQSLRGDLVAVNPDVQFSFRESVEPVYRQFVDLLLQSAGNAPSQENLIQARETIEALQLAELDNFFREACTNAHPVKIDQIDPQAAVIYPIILPSQLAVILALPNQPLRYFKTPLPQAEVERILTQMRQSLRPTAFVEDWLPSAQRVYDLLLRPIAAELAPSQIKTLVFVPDGLLRSLPMAALHDGQQYLVEKYSIVLTPGLQLLQAQPLERQRLHGLLAGLTQARGGFAALPNVAVEINQVKAEISAQVLLDQSFTDRSLEKMIDSTPSPIVHLATHGQFSSNADNTFILTWDGRINVKQLDQLLRFREGNLTPIELLVLSACQTATGDKRAALGMAGVAVRSGARSTLASLWSVSDRSTASLMIQFYRELGKPGVTKAEALRRAQVSLLHQDDYTSPYYWAPFVLLGNWL from the coding sequence ATGAACGGACATTGGAACGGGCGAATCAATCAGGGGTTGTCTAACATACAGCACCTCTTGTGCAATCAGGGGTGGCTGAAATCTGTTCGCTTTGCTCTGTTAGGGTTGCTCATCGCGATTAGCCTGCATGCGGGAATTGCAGTTGCGATCGGGAGGACTCTCGATCGCCAGGCAGCCAATCAAGGACAGCCGATCGAAATTACGTCTCAGCCGCTTCAACCGTCTACAATTGCACCCGTCCAACTGGTGCAGCAAGCAGAAGAACACTATCAGGCTGGGCAGATTTCTGAGGCGATCACCCTCTGGCAACAGGCAGCAACCCATTATGAGCAGGACGGTGATCGTCTCAATCAAGCACTTGTTCTCAGTTTTCTTGCCGCCGCTTATGCGGATTTGGGACAGAGGGCACAGGCGAATCGTGCGATCGCAGACAGTCTGGTGTTCATTCAAACCTCAAACCTTGAAACTCCCAACGCCCATTTACTGCGCGCCCAAGTGCTGACTGTGCAGGGAAAGCTGCAACTCGCTCAGGGTCAGGCAGTTGCAGCACTTAACACCTGGCAACAGGCTGAAGTTGCTTACCGTCAGACAAACGACAGCAGCGGCATCCTGGGTAGCCAGATCAATCAGGCAAGGGCATTACAGGCGGAGGGGTTGTATAGACGAGCGATAACCCTGCTGACCCAGGTGGAGCAGTCCCTCCAAAATCAACCCGATTCGCGCCTCAAAATGACAGGATTGCGAAATCTAGGCAAGATGTTGCGCTTAGTCGGTAACCTGGCGCAATCTCGGACGGTCTTAGAACAGAGCTTAGCGATCGCCCAAAAACTCGATGACAAAACACCGGCATCGGATATCAGCGGCATTCTATTCAGTTTGGGGAACACGGTTCGCGCCCAGGGAGACACAAACACCGCCCTCGATTTCTATCAAAAAGCTATCGCCACGGCTCCCTCGCTCACCGCAAAAACGCAGATTGAACTGGCCCAATTAAGTCTGCTAGTGGACAGCAATCAAACCGCAGCAGCTCAACGCCTATTGACCCAAATTCAATCTCAGCTGGCTCAGTTACCGCCCAGTCGGCTGGCACTGTATGCCCAAATTGATTTGGCTCGCAACTTAGTCAAGCTGGGAAGAGGAGCTTCTGTGCGCGGCAGCCAAACGTTAAGCGGAGGCGATGGGAGCGGGTTACCCTCTGAACGGCTTAAAACGTCTGCTCAGGAACTGGCGATCGCGATTCAGCAAATTCGTGCGTCCGGTGATGCTCGTGCGGAATCCTATGGGCTTGGCACATTGGGTAGTTTGTATGAAATCACCCAGCAATGGAATGAGGCTAAAACGCTGACTCAACAGGCACTCAGTTTAGCTCAATCTATTGATGCTCCTGACATTGCCTATCAATGGCAGTGGCAGCTTGGACGCATTTTCTGTCAGGGTCAACAGCCCTGCTCTTTGGCTGGAAGTTTGCCCAATGCCACGATCGCCTATGGTTCAGCGGTCAAAACGCTGCAATCCCTTCGGGGTGATCTGGTTGCGGTTAACCCAGATGTGCAGTTTTCCTTTCGGGAAAGCGTCGAGCCAGTTTATCGGCAATTTGTGGACCTGTTGTTGCAATCGGCAGGGAATGCCCCCAGCCAGGAAAACCTGATCCAGGCACGCGAGACGATCGAAGCACTCCAGTTAGCAGAACTCGACAACTTCTTCCGGGAAGCCTGCACCAACGCCCATCCCGTAAAAATTGACCAGATTGATCCACAGGCGGCGGTGATTTATCCGATCATTTTGCCCAGCCAGTTGGCGGTGATTTTAGCATTGCCCAATCAGCCGTTGCGCTATTTCAAAACGCCCCTGCCGCAAGCGGAGGTAGAACGCATTTTGACCCAGATGCGCCAATCACTCAGACCCACTGCTTTTGTAGAAGATTGGTTGCCGAGTGCCCAACGGGTTTATGATTTGCTCTTGCGTCCGATCGCCGCTGAACTGGCACCCAGTCAGATTAAAACGCTGGTATTTGTGCCCGATGGGTTGCTGCGGAGTTTGCCAATGGCAGCCCTGCACGATGGTCAGCAATATTTGGTTGAGAAATATAGCATTGTGCTTACCCCCGGTCTCCAGTTGCTTCAGGCTCAACCTCTAGAGCGGCAACGGCTTCACGGATTGTTAGCCGGGTTAACACAAGCACGGGGAGGCTTTGCAGCCTTACCCAATGTGGCGGTTGAAATTAATCAAGTTAAAGCAGAGATTTCGGCGCAAGTGTTGCTCGATCAATCCTTCACCGATCGATCGTTGGAAAAAATGATCGATTCTACGCCGTCACCCATCGTTCACCTGGCAACCCACGGTCAGTTTAGCTCGAATGCGGACAATACCTTTATCCTGACCTGGGATGGCCGGATTAACGTCAAACAATTGGATCAACTGCTCCGTTTCAGAGAAGGTAATCTCACCCCGATCGAATTGCTAGTTCTCAGTGCTTGTCAAACGGCAACCGGAGATAAACGGGCAGCCCTGGGCATGGCAGGGGTGGCAGTGCGATCGGGGGCACGCAGTACGCTTGCTTCGTTGTGGTCAGTTAGCGATCGTTCCACCGCTTCGCTGATGATTCAGTTTTATCGTGAGTTGGGTAAACCTGGGGTGACAAAAGCCGAAGCCTTGCGTCGTGCTCAGGTTTCGTTATTACATCAAGACGATTATACTTCGCCCTATTATTGGGCACCGTTTGTTCTGTTAGGAAATTGGTTGTAA
- a CDS encoding two-partner secretion domain-containing protein, whose product MIGSHQGLSCSADRKGHGGSNMNRSHFIAGVLTVGSLGALLWAQPIAAQVVPDNTLPVGERSQVTGNPTVQIDGGARRGSNLFHSFSQFSIPTGGSAVFNNAPTIANIFARITGNFISNIDGLIRANGTANLFLLNPNGILFGPNARLNIGGSFVASTANSIIFADNFQYSATNSQTTTLLTISVPVGLQVGANPGTITVQGNGYGLSVSVPVFSPLIRGNSTAGLQVPVGQTLALIGGNVAIAGGTLTADQGRIELGSVREGQVILSATNSGFAFDYQGVQRFGDIRLSRQALGDASGGGVIQVQGNQVSVVDGSLLLINNREAQTGGSIHVNAAQSLELSGTDLQATINGGLNSQTVGSGRGADITVSTQQLIAQGGARTAARSYGSGDAGNITVNASDSIQVIGFSSINPRLSSAIGSGPYGSGHGGMVTVSTRRLSLLAGGGVFAPTYGTGNGGTVTVNATEAVEIVGVTPVFSSSGVASNSLNAGDAGAITINTARLIVQNGGDTNSSSVATGNAGSVTINASEFVEISGTVPGNVPVPSNAGSAILVVPEPIRKIYNLPDRPSGNAGNVTINTPRLSISNGANIGVNNEGTGNAGTLRVNANSIVVDRGGSIAAATASGEGGNLDLNVRDVLLLRNNSQITASAGGNGNGGNIRIDAGSIVAVPGENSDIRANSVNARGGNVTINASGIFGLQFRPQDTPLSDITATGANSASSGTVQLNIERLDPASGLIALPITVVDSSHLIAQGCPANQGNSFVITGRGGLPPTPEQQLDDDAEWRDRRRLVVDGSGGHRDAEASSIFNSQLLIPNSPPHPHTPHPTPHTPIIEATGWQLTPVGEISLVANTAAPTVQNRLNQSVVCAGGESQRSLK is encoded by the coding sequence TTGATTGGATCGCACCAGGGGCTGTCCTGTTCTGCCGATCGCAAAGGTCATGGGGGTAGCAATATGAATCGATCGCACTTTATAGCAGGAGTTTTGACGGTTGGTAGCTTGGGGGCATTGCTTTGGGCCCAACCGATCGCCGCGCAAGTCGTGCCCGATAATACTTTGCCAGTGGGGGAGCGATCGCAAGTCACGGGCAATCCCACTGTGCAAATTGATGGCGGGGCAAGACGGGGCAGTAATCTCTTCCACAGCTTCAGCCAATTTTCCATTCCCACGGGCGGTTCTGCCGTCTTCAACAATGCACCTACGATCGCCAACATCTTCGCTCGCATTACAGGTAATTTCATCTCCAATATTGATGGGTTGATTCGAGCCAACGGCACAGCAAATCTGTTTTTGCTGAATCCCAATGGCATTCTGTTTGGTCCCAATGCGCGACTTAATATTGGTGGCTCGTTTGTTGCTAGTACTGCCAACAGCATTATTTTTGCTGATAATTTTCAGTACAGCGCCACTAATTCCCAAACGACAACGCTCTTGACCATCAGTGTACCCGTTGGTTTGCAGGTGGGAGCCAATCCGGGAACGATTACGGTGCAGGGGAATGGATATGGTTTATCAGTTTCAGTCCCTGTTTTTTCCCCCTTGATCAGAGGTAATAGTACAGCAGGGTTGCAAGTGCCAGTTGGTCAAACCCTTGCTTTGATTGGCGGGAATGTAGCCATTGCTGGCGGCACATTGACGGCAGACCAGGGACGCATTGAATTGGGCAGCGTCCGCGAGGGACAAGTGATCCTCAGTGCCACAAACTCTGGCTTTGCGTTTGATTATCAGGGAGTCCAACGCTTTGGAGATATTCGCCTCTCACGACAGGCGTTAGGGGATGCCAGTGGTGGTGGGGTAATCCAAGTGCAGGGAAATCAGGTTTCAGTTGTGGACGGCTCACTGCTGTTGATTAATAATCGGGAAGCTCAAACAGGGGGCAGCATTCATGTAAATGCAGCCCAATCTTTAGAACTGAGTGGCACTGATCTACAGGCGACAATTAACGGTGGTTTGAATAGCCAAACGGTGGGAAGTGGACGTGGAGCAGATATTACCGTTTCTACACAGCAGTTAATTGCACAGGGTGGGGCAAGAACTGCTGCTCGCTCTTACGGCTCTGGAGATGCTGGCAATATAACTGTAAATGCTTCTGACTCTATCCAAGTGATTGGATTTTCGTCTATAAACCCTAGGCTTTCTAGTGCTATCGGTAGTGGTCCATATGGCTCTGGACATGGAGGAATGGTAACGGTATCAACAAGACGCTTAAGTCTTCTGGCGGGAGGGGGCGTATTCGCTCCTACTTATGGAACTGGCAACGGTGGAACTGTGACAGTGAATGCAACTGAAGCAGTGGAAATAGTAGGAGTTACACCTGTTTTCAGTTCAAGCGGTGTAGCTTCTAACTCTCTCAATGCTGGTGATGCTGGGGCAATCACGATCAACACAGCGAGACTGATTGTTCAGAACGGAGGCGACACCAATTCTTCCAGTGTAGCAACTGGTAACGCTGGAAGTGTCACCATCAATGCTAGTGAGTTTGTTGAGATCAGTGGTACGGTACCGGGAAATGTTCCAGTTCCCAGTAATGCGGGTTCGGCTATTCTCGTTGTGCCTGAACCCATACGAAAAATTTATAACCTGCCTGACAGACCCAGTGGAAATGCAGGTAACGTGACCATTAACACTCCCCGTTTGAGCATCAGCAATGGTGCAAACATTGGTGTCAACAATGAGGGAACTGGAAATGCTGGCACCTTACGGGTGAATGCCAATTCGATTGTGGTAGACCGTGGCGGTTCAATTGCTGCTGCTACAGCATCCGGGGAAGGGGGCAACCTTGACCTCAACGTGCGCGATGTGCTGCTGCTGCGAAACAACAGTCAAATTACGGCTTCGGCAGGTGGCAATGGCAATGGCGGCAATATTCGGATTGATGCCGGGTCGATCGTGGCAGTGCCCGGTGAAAACAGCGACATTCGTGCCAATTCTGTCAATGCTCGTGGTGGTAACGTCACCATCAATGCTTCCGGCATTTTTGGGCTTCAGTTTCGCCCTCAAGACACGCCTCTGAGTGACATCACCGCAACTGGAGCCAATTCTGCTTCAAGTGGCACGGTGCAACTAAACATTGAGCGGCTTGATCCGGCTTCCGGCTTAATCGCACTACCTATCACCGTCGTTGACTCCTCCCACTTGATCGCCCAAGGGTGTCCTGCCAACCAGGGTAATTCGTTTGTCATCACTGGTCGCGGTGGTTTGCCGCCCACACCAGAACAGCAATTGGATGATGATGCGGAGTGGCGCGATCGGCGCAGGTTGGTTGTAGATGGGAGCGGAGGGCACAGAGACGCGGAGGCTTCCTCAATTTTTAATTCTCAACTCTTAATTCCCAATTCTCCTCCCCATCCCCACACCCCACATCCTACACCCCACACACCCATCATCGAAGCCACTGGATGGCAGCTAACTCCTGTCGGAGAAATCTCTCTAGTTGCTAATACCGCTGCTCCAACGGTGCAGAATCGGTTAAATCAATCAGTTGTTTGTGCGGGAGGGGAAAGCCAGCGATCGCTTAAGTGA